The Crassostrea angulata isolate pt1a10 chromosome 1, ASM2561291v2, whole genome shotgun sequence nucleotide sequence ATCATCAAACAGGAGAAAAAGAGGCAGGTCAATGGTCTGGAACTCATAGCATCTGAGGTAATCCCTGAAGTTGTCAATGGTCTAGGTAGTAAATGGAGCTTGTCATGTGCCTCACTGTCTATAAATAACTCCTGTAAACTGAAATGTTGACAATGGTCTTGAACTCTACTGCTTTGTAAGGTGTGTGATAGGTCATGTGAGCTCATGTGAATAGAGAGAGCATATGATGTAAATCAGAACAGTGTATTATGTATAATTGGGCTCATTATGAATTCTGTTATTTATATTCACCTTGAGATAATGaattgaaaagaattttaaGTACAAAGGTCAGTGTTCTCCTTAAGATAGATGTTACTTATGAAATGTAATgacatcaaattaaaaaacccaaacaacatcaaattgatttttattaagaaatgtGTAAACAACATAAAAGTATGTAACaacatcaaatcaatttcaagaaATGCTGTCAACAAACATGAAAATTATGTTAAGTAACCATGATAACCCAGAAGTATAGAACCATGATAAACCAGAAGTATAGAACCATGATAACCCAGAAGTATAGAACCATGATAACCCAGAAGTATAGAACCATGTTAAACCAGAAGTATAGAACCATGATAAACTAGAAGTATAGAACCATGATAAACCAGAAGTATAGAACCATGATAACCCAGAAGTATAGAACCATGATAAACTAGAAGTATAGAACCATGATAAACTAGAAGTATAGAACCATGATAAACTAGAAGTATAGAACCATGATAAACCAGAAGTATAGAACCATGATAAATTAGAAGTATAGAACCATGATAAACCAGAAGTATTGAACCATGATAAACCAGAAGTATAGAACCATGATAAACCAGAAGTATAGAACCATGATAAACTAGAAGTATAGAACCATGTTAAACCAGAAGTATAGAACCATGATAAACCAGAAGTATAGAACCATGATAAACTAGAAGTATAGAACCATGATAAACTAGAAGTATAGAACCATGTTAAACCAGAAGTATAGAACCATGATAAACCAGAAGTATAGAACCATGATAAATTAGAAGTATAGAACCATGATAAACTAGAAGTATTGAACCATGATAACCCAGAAGTATTGAATCATGATAACCCAGAAGTATTGAATCATGATAACCCAGAAGTATTGAATCATGATAAACCAGAAGTATAGAACCATGATTAACCAGAAGTATAGAACTGCTCAACTGTTAATATAAGACTATTCATTTTCACATCTCAGAACTTTGCGAGTCGATCGGTCCAGGAAGCATTGGGATCCTGTCTTACTAACAAGTACTCCGAGGGTTACCCTGGTGCAAGGTCAGTCACCAATTCTGTAAACTCACTGTATTAACCATCCTACAatcacaatttatttaaaacactgtacatgtatcatctcATAATTGTATATAAATTTGTTAGTGACCTAAAGAAATGAGGCACTTTACAGGTACTATGGAGGAAATGTATTCATCGACAAAGTCGAAAGTCTGTGTCAGACGAGAGCTTTGGAGGCTTTCCGCCTGGACCCTCACCAGTGGGGGGTGAATGTACAGCCTTACTCTGGTAGTCCTGCTAACTTTGAGGCCTTCACTGCCTTACTGAAGCCACATGACAGAATTATGGGCCTGGATCTACCGGATGGTGGACAGTGAGTATTGCTGATCATAATGAATTCACTTTTACATGGTATATGTAATGCTGAAAAGTTAGCTTTCACAttgatacacatgtatttagtatttgaacttgatttaaaggggcatggtcacgattttggtcaaaaattatatccccaatattaatgtttacaatgcttcactaaggcatttttaattgtcatttcaaatttgagtgtccatcgttgagttataagcaagttacagatcttacaattctttgatatgtaaacaaagcttttgtttatgttttgaatgttgaagtaaaaattccagttgtagacctaaaatgaatgcgttaaacgttaggaactgtttattcatgcttaaaatgaataagcaGACAGACAAATCaacttgaaaatgatttttgactggtatattgaacatatgtaaacaaaaacagggcacgagccttgtttacatgacaaaaatTTATGAGCCCTGTATCTAGCTCATAACTCTACAACTGGCCGTCAGATTTGACTTGATcactagaaatgcattcctaaagcattataaatacgttaataaaaacagaaaaatagaatttgaccaaaaccgtgaccatgcccctttaagattcTGTTAAAAcaaggttatacatgtatttgcagtGTTCATGTTATTGATGGTCATTTGAAGCTGAACTATATATTCCATTCTTGCCTGGTGTTACATATAGAAAaattcatgtacatacaatgaaataataaaaatgcattgttttTGCTTTGGTTTTCAGTTTAACTCATGGATTTATGACTGATACCAGGAGGATCTCAGCTACTTCAGTGTTTTTTGAATCCATGCCATACAGAATAGATGTATGAAAATGCTAAGAGTAAAATTAgatagaaaaatagaattctACATAATTACATCTGCAGTTTTAAATTCTTGTCGATGAGAAGTGGTATGAAATTGGATCTTTGATTAGATACTGAATGTtaacatatattaaacatttatttgagTAAACAGTATTCTTAGATAGCTTATTCATGAAGCATTTTTATTCCTTTAGCCCAAGACAGGGTACATTGATTACGACAAACTCAGGGAATCTGCTCGTCTTTTCCGTCCAAAGCTGATCATTGCAGGAACCACAGCCTACTCTCGCCTACTGGACTACAAAGCTTATAGAGAGGTACTGATGTCTAAGGGAAATTCTTTGTCGTAAAATGTTGTGTACTCTGTACCATTTAGCCAACATATTCCCCATTGCTATCCTACTGTGATTCAATGAATGCCCTCTATATTAAGTCTCGTGCCAGAAGATCTTGGTTAACATTGATGGCGTGTGTTCTTTCTGTTTGTGACAGATCTGTGATGAGGTGAATGCCTACATGCTGGCTGACATGGCCCATATATCAGGACTGGTGGCAGCTGATGTTATTCCTGGTCCTTTTGAACATGCTGATGTTGTTACCTCCACCACCCACAAGACACTGAGGGGACCCAGGTAAAGCATTCAGTCCAAGCATCAGAAGAGAGAGCACTATATTTTATCTGGTTATCTTAAATGTCCCCAAGTTTCAAGATCCAGGAACCAAGGATTATGTAACAAAAATCCTAAGTTCAAAGGTTGCAGCTGGAGAGTTGGACATACATAATATGTTTATCCAACTCTCCATCTGCAACCTTCATCATATTTTATAGTGTGCTTCTGAAAGGAAACTTTATTTAGgagaaattttatataaattggtTTAATTGTATGTTACTTTAGATCTGGGATGATATTCTACCGTAAAGGCAAAAAAGGAGTGGACAAAAAAGGAAATGACATCATGTATGACCTGGAAAAGAAGATAAACAACGCTGTGTTTCCGGCCCTACAGGGGGGACCTCATCAGCACCAGATTGGGGCCCTAGCAGTCGCCCTCAAACAGGTGATGATTTCTGTTGGGAAACGTTAGTCAGTCTCACAAAACAGAATTCTGTTAAGAATTGATAGTAAATGATTTGATAAGCTGGGACAGATTACGGTATATGATTGCTCTTCAAAGTTATTTAATTGTGAAAAAAGTGCAATGTTGTAGACACTGTTCTTTACTGTAATGCACAGCTTAAATTATGTActtaatatttctttatcaaataaaaggtggTAACCAATATTAAGCTTATAAAACTTATGCAGGAAATGTGTACTTGGtatgtttgtgtttattttatggTTTTCTCTTAGGCTAAATCTCCGGAGTTCAAAGAGTATCAGCTGCAGGTGATCAAAAATGCCAAAGTCATGGCCAAAGTCTTATTGGATAAAGGATATAATGTAGTTTCTGGTAAGTCATATCAAGTAGTGTTTAATATTGCTTAATGGAACATACAAACAGCCTGATGTTTTAAAGTACTGGTACTTTCTCACAACAAAGCTGACTGATTTTTCAGGGGGTACCGATAATCATCTTGTGTTGGTGGATCTGAAATCCAAGGGAACAGATGGTGCTAGAGTGGAGCGGATTCTTGAGCTGTGCGAGATTTCTGTCAACAAGAACACCTGTGCTGGAGACAAAAGTCCCATGACTCCCGGAGGACTCAGAATAGGTACAAATGTACTGTACAATCACCTGGGAAGATAAAGTCATATACTGCCATAACTgtataatttcaatttattttatacatgttctttttttaaaatgaagtacatgtaaagCAGTGTCACAGTATTGATGGGGATGTTAATTCCTAGGGAATCTTAAATGAAGTCTGGCGATTCCAATGCTTTGTTGCTCATAGATAGAAATTATCTGATCATTTGTTtgagatatgaatatgataaCCATTttctgtacatacatgtacatatggcTCTTGCATTTTGAACATTTGAATCTCAGGTGCCCCTGCAATGACTTCCCGTGGAATGAAGGAGAAGGATTTTGAGAAAATCTGTGAATTTCTAGATCGAGGAGTGCAGATAGGAATAAATGCCAAAAAGTATTCAAGTAAGCATTCAGTTTGTGAAGTATTTTGTTATTGAATGAAACTAATGAAAAAGTCTCTCTTTTGTGATTTTAGATATGACACTTGTCCTGTTGAACATAGAAATATTAGTTCTTGATCATGTTTGGATTATATTTTTCCACAGAAACTTTGAAAGAGTTCCGCCATGCAGTGATAGAGAATGAGGATATTCAGGGCCAGATCAACAAGCTGCGGGGAGAGGTGGAGAGCTTTGCCAGCCAGTTCCCCATGCCAGGACTAGAGGAACGATAACTTCTTGTGTAGATCTGATCTGtcaaatgaattgaaaaacaaCCCAAAATCTAAACATTCTTCAAAATTTTACCAAAGATGTTGATTTTGTTATaatgatgtttttaaacaataagaGAAATGATTcatcattttcttaaaattcaattttaaaatcctattttGACATTTGAATGCAAAGAATCTCACAACTGGAATTCTCTTATCAAAAGATCTGTTTggatttccttttaaaaacttttgtttttgtaaattttttttttcttttattgactTAAGTTTGACAACGCAACTggtatttttttcccaaattttCATCATATAGATCAGAAATTGAGTTGTTGAACAATTCCAAGAGTTAAGATGTGTTTTATTTCAGTGAGATGATTTGTTTTTggtgaatgtttttattttttgtgtgaaTATTTACACCCATACCTGCAATTTTGTGATTCTTAAGGTTAGTTAAAAAGATAATgttctttattaataaaatgcatatagaatatgtaattttgaaGTGCTATGTTATTCATTGTATTATATTGCAGTGCCAAAATGATGTTAAGATTCACAAGAGGTTAAACATTTTAGACATTGTTGGAAATCTGTGTTAATGAACTGATTTTGAGCATTTGATGAAAACTTTTCTCTCTTTGATACACACTTAGTATTGTTTATACcggtaattaatttttaataattcatgtATCCTGTACCATCTTTTAAAAGACAATAATTAATAAGCAATCTCGGTAAAGTACAAGACCGGGTAACTAATGACTTTACATTGTGTGTATTGGACTTTCAGCAAAACATTGGTGCTTTAGATCTGTTCTCAAAGAGGTACTGATTGTACCTTTCAGAGACTGCTCTTAAATTGAAGGAAAATAAAGTTATTATGTACTAGTTTGTATGTGATTTTATGTGGAAAATATTGGGGTTAAAATGTTATACATGAAAATATGGGCTGGAGTACTTTAAGACATGAACATCACAACTTTTCCATATTTAACTTTTCCACAATAAATCGTATGAAAAAGTATTACGTTTCACAGTGTGTTGTgatatacacacatgtatagTGCAAGTGCATATGTTTCATATGAATGTAtggtttcataaaaaaaaaaaacatgtctaAAACTTCCATTTAATCCACCACCTCTTTATTAACTATTCCTTGTGCTCAGGTTGAATTCCTTTTGTCTGTTTGCCAGAATTGCCAAATTCGTAACAATGATGATTTGATTACCCATTTTGTTCACATatgtttaaggtggtatgggacacctacATATTGTGACATACACTGTACTTCCAATTGAATCAAGCATAATTTTATATACCTGTACTTTTTCTTGCCGGAAATTGTTACTTAAAAGCATAGTGCAATGGGTTTAAAGTCTTGATTTCCATTTTTTGGGgtcaaatattttaacatttcataactgttaaagtattttaattatataaggaataaggaatcattctttgagtattatgaggtgataattttggtcgaggcgtgatcaaatccaataaagccgggagggctttatgatagatttgatcattccccggccgaaattatcacctcataatattcaaagaatgattccttattacttatatttatataatttcaggccatcgtacgattaaatttttaaatataattaagcaaaccccgccaattgtcatttgtattatgggttatatagtacaaaatcgatacaaGTAGTACATGTTATAACAGACAgagacactggataatgtaaaaataatgtattaatatcaacagatgtcccataccaccttaatatacatgtatatgtgtattgATTAATTTTGGATTCAACTAAAATTCTTTGCTGCTTTGCTTAGGTGTCATTATCATTAGCAAGTTCTTTGTTTACTTTTGTCATAATTGTTAGAGATTGTTATCGATAGTGAAATACTTGTAATTTAATGAGGAAAGCTGTATTACAGTATGACAAGATAAGAGTATAATTCATTTTGTAGAACATATAGTCtgacaaaatttaaatcatCCCCTTCTTTTACTCTGGCCAGACTACTGATGAGAGAAATGAAGAGAGTCAGAAGAATGGGGGTGGTTAAATCAAACTTTAGTAAATATGCATTTAAATTGCTGGTCACTTATTGATCACTGTAACATCTAGACCAAGCACAGAAAAATAACCTGTTCTCTATGTACTCGCTAACCATCCCATTTAAAGAGAACAAGGAATTTCcaaatctgttttttttttttttaaattctgcagcatttttattcatgaGTTTACAAATAGATTAGTTCTCTTCATGTACACTCTACGAGTAATGTACTTTTTTCTTGGAGTGGTATGACATGCTTGTATGTATGGGGTCATTGGGGTGTGGTTTGAGGGCATCTTTATGTGCAGTTTATTGCctaaatttttctattaaaaagcTTTCCAACTGATTTTATTGCAAGGTTTTGAATTATTCTGTATATAGCttacattgttttcaatgatgTGTTTATGTAGATGGATAATTTAATTTGGTGTTAGACTGTATTTACCAATCcatgtaatttaaaagtacatgtacatatctatagcttaaattaacattttcaatGAAAGTCGGACAACTGATCAGAATTCAtgttagaaatacatgtacaagtaaagcAAATTCTTATTGCCAAGGGAGAGTccttaaaaatttgtttataaattattatttgatGGAGTGGTTGGTATTTTGTTACAATTGGatggaattttatttcaattagtCAGTGAAATCAAAACCATTTACTTGTATAATTGAttttttggaataaaattttgaatgccCCAAatattgtttggtttttttctttagtaGTTCAAATGCAGCACAAATATTCAAGTAAGTTTTTTCTGATAAGCACTTTCCCTTCATTCATTGTCTTTTAGTTTCTGACCCTGTCCAGAAATTGAAGGCTATTTCACTTGGAATTCTTGGGTGAAGGACTAATTTCACACCGCTTTCCTATGAGAGATCGCCTTTTGtcaagaaactttttttttttcattttagacttctccagaaccactgagCCAATTTAAGAAAACTTGCACAAATCATGTTTGGGTAAAGGGTTTTtaagtttcttaaaaaaaaagaaaacgggCTTCTATTCATAGGGGAGATAATAAGGGAATGCTGAAAGGTATGGTGTTATAAAAATCCTATGACgaaaaatcaaataacaaaaaacatcTAATAAATATGCATAAGCCATTgtatataatttcaaataatgGTCTCTAGGGGTCTGTAATTGGCTCCTTTGGGGTTTAAATTTTGTGACTGAAATGCATTAATATTCTTTCACAATCTACTGATGAACATACAGGTTTGAGTTTTGTCAAATCATTATAAGAATATTCTAGATTCCCCCCTCCCCACTACCCCGTGACGGTCATAGAATCTAGTCAAGTCATAGTTTGACTTAGCTTAATTAGGAACACTGgtgtaaacattttgtataattGTATATCAAGTACACCTTTATGGTGTAGTGTAGGGAAGATAGGCATAAAAATGGTGGACAAGGATGCAGATATTACAAATGACCGTGATGCTTAGCGACGATCTAAGGCTTTTTCCCAATATACCAGTAGatgcaatataataaaaacacttCAAATGTAATGGCTCTCATAAAAAGGAGAATATATATGGGACTTCTAATCCATTACATTACTTATAATCCCCTGTCAAGTTTCTAATCATTACGTTCACCTAACATACTGGTTTCAGTGTTACACACAATAACAAATGCCTCTGACTGGTGTAGAAAACTGTACACTCGGTGTACTCCAGAATTGCTACACCACTTCACTTGATTTACACAGCTGTGCATAGGAGGCTACAATGGGGCATgccaaacaagatatctgtgagccaatgctcactagtaatacccctgctctgatgtacatatacaaaataagcaaaggTGACATTTAAtaggaagttgacatccgattggtacaaaaatagatCCAAACATATGGCGTGTCTTAAAAaatagtgtttaaaaattcaagcatctgcaatgaaTCTTTGCTTTGACGAAAACttgaatgaaaatatatgcaaaaaataaacattgtcCACATTAATTAGGAAATTGACATCTGATTCCTACAAAATGAGatcccaccatatggcatgcctaaacaaagactgcgttaaaatttcaagcatctgctgaatagttgctgagaaaaatgcggcagatatttttgttacggacagacaAATGGACAAACAGAGAAGGACATCAAGAGGTAAAACAGAACACCCCCCTTTTCCTTCGGAGCAGGGGTATAAATGTATAGTGGTGATGTACATTAATACTGATCATCAGCACATTTAACAGAAATGTCCATGATCagtggttttatttctttaaaaacaagaaCTCTTAAGCTAAAAGAGATGCACTACAAAGTGATATTCTATTCTCTTTTTAATTCAGACCTTTACTTTCTACTCTAAATAACATGTTTAAGTATTTATTGGTAACAAAGTATGTGAATTAGGTTTAAACATTCAAGAGTCATCAAcgataatttcttttttaacctCCACTGgaaagtttttttctttgtcTTGTTTCTTCTGACCTTTCTTGTCCTCTTTAC carries:
- the LOC128182347 gene encoding serine hydroxymethyltransferase, mitochondrial-like, whose translation is MARVGIISFSIRDMLSRRLLTRQAIRTLWTGRESLEEDDPELMSIIKQEKKRQVNGLELIASENFASRSVQEALGSCLTNKYSEGYPGARYYGGNVFIDKVESLCQTRALEAFRLDPHQWGVNVQPYSGSPANFEAFTALLKPHDRIMGLDLPDGGHLTHGFMTDTRRISATSVFFESMPYRIDPKTGYIDYDKLRESARLFRPKLIIAGTTAYSRLLDYKAYREICDEVNAYMLADMAHISGLVAADVIPGPFEHADVVTSTTHKTLRGPRSGMIFYRKGKKGVDKKGNDIMYDLEKKINNAVFPALQGGPHQHQIGALAVALKQAKSPEFKEYQLQVIKNAKVMAKVLLDKGYNVVSGGTDNHLVLVDLKSKGTDGARVERILELCEISVNKNTCAGDKSPMTPGGLRIGAPAMTSRGMKEKDFEKICEFLDRGVQIGINAKKYSKTLKEFRHAVIENEDIQGQINKLRGEVESFASQFPMPGLEER